AGCGCGACAGCGACGGCTATTTGTTTTTTCAAAGTCGAAAAAACAGCATGATGAAAGTCGGCGGTATGAAAGTGTTTCCTGCGGAAATTGAAGAATGCCTCCGGGCGCATCCCGACATTATCGAAGTGGCTGTCATTAAATATGGTGATACACTCCGTGGAGAGGCACCTAAAGCTTTTATCGTCAAACGGCCAGGGGCTCAGCTTGATCGGAGTGATGTCATCGCGCATTGTCGGACACATCTACATCGTTTCAAAGCCCCGAGAAGTATTGAATTTCTTGAAGAACTTCCAAAAACCCCCGGAGGCAAGCTGGCATGGCGAAAGCTGTTGTCGGAATAGGGCATAAGGACTACATCCCGGAAACGCCCGGTGATTTTACAGCGGCAAGTCAGAAGATCGTCACGGAACTGCTTGCCGAAACCATTGCGCAAACCACGGATTTGCCTCTTCTTGTGCTTGGGCAAAAGGTATTGCTCAAGCCCAACCTTGTTCGTCCCAATCCGAAAAACCCGAATGCGGTGGTGACGGATGAACGGGTGCTCATGGGCCTCATTCAATTGATCAAAGATGCTGGTGCCGCTGAAATTTGGGTGGGTGACAATCCGGGATACGGTCTGCCTTTAGCGCAAGCTTTGGAGCAAATGAGCGAATTTAAAACCCGGTTGGCACACCTGAATGTTCGCTTACGCTTTTTTGATGAAGAAGAAAAAATCACCGTCGACAACCCCACGGCAGTCATCTTCGATCCGGTTGTCTTACCGGTTTCGCTGATGGAAGCCGATGTCTATATCAATGTGCCGAAGATGAAGACGCACATGCATACGCTGGTTACGCTCGGCATTAAGAATCAGTATGGACTCATTCTTGACGATCAGCGCATGTTTTATCACCGTAATGATATCAATGTAAAAATTGTTGATATCTTGCGTGTGGTCAAACCGCATTTAACAGTCATTGACGGCATTTATGCGGTGCAGGGGCAGGCGCCTTTGTCGGGCAGTGTGGTCGAGCATATGAACACGATTGTCTGCGGCGAGGATGTGGTGGCCGTCGATACCGTGTCGGCATCACTCATGGGGATTGATCCCATGGAAGTGGCCATGTTGCGTATTGCCCGTGCCGAGAAGCTCGGGGTGGCTGACCTTGATGACATTGAGATCAGAGGCGCCGATCCCGATGCTGTTCGTCGTCCATTCAAACGGCCCGTTGTCAGTCCCATGGGTGCCTATGATGAAATTCACGCGATTGAAGGCGGGGCGTGCACAGGATGTTTATCTGCTTTGCGACATTCATTGGATAAACTGCATTCCGAAGGTCGACTGGCCGGCAATCTTCCGCAGACGGTATATATCGGGAAACCCATGCCCGACATGAAGAATGTCAAGTCATGTAAAGGTCCAATGTGGTGCTTTGGCAGTTGCACAAGCGACCTTATTTTTAATCATCAGCGTTGCGAGGAAAAAGCTCGTTTCATTCCGGGGTGTCCTCCACATATACTCGAATTTTATAAGGCTTATCTCGATGCCATGGCCGACGACAATGAAGACACATGATCTTGCATAAAGGAAAGGGTGTTGTCTGGAT
This genomic window from Desulfovibrio inopinatus DSM 10711 contains:
- a CDS encoding DUF362 domain-containing protein, with the protein product MAKAVVGIGHKDYIPETPGDFTAASQKIVTELLAETIAQTTDLPLLVLGQKVLLKPNLVRPNPKNPNAVVTDERVLMGLIQLIKDAGAAEIWVGDNPGYGLPLAQALEQMSEFKTRLAHLNVRLRFFDEEEKITVDNPTAVIFDPVVLPVSLMEADVYINVPKMKTHMHTLVTLGIKNQYGLILDDQRMFYHRNDINVKIVDILRVVKPHLTVIDGIYAVQGQAPLSGSVVEHMNTIVCGEDVVAVDTVSASLMGIDPMEVAMLRIARAEKLGVADLDDIEIRGADPDAVRRPFKRPVVSPMGAYDEIHAIEGGACTGCLSALRHSLDKLHSEGRLAGNLPQTVYIGKPMPDMKNVKSCKGPMWCFGSCTSDLIFNHQRCEEKARFIPGCPPHILEFYKAYLDAMADDNEDT